The DNA region GAACTATGTAGGAGCTGCCGCAGGCTGCGATCTTTTGCTTTCAGGCGTTACCGGCGAGCTTCATCCGTGCAGCCTGGGTAAAGTCGAGCATGCGCTTGAGCGGGCGAATTGCCTGCGGAATCAGCGCCGGATCAACAAAGATCTCGTTCGTGCCTTCCTTCAAGCTCTTCAGCGTGCGCTCAAGGGTATTCATGGCCATCCACGGGCAATGTGCGCAACTGCGGCAGGCAGCGCCGTTACCGGCGGTTGGCGCCTCGATGAAGACCTTGTCCGGGCACAGCTGCTGCATCTTGTAGAAGATGCCACGGTCGGTCGCGACGATCAGGGTCTTGTTCGGCAGGCTCTGCGCGGCAGCGATCAACTGACTGGTGGAGCCGACAGCGTCCGCCAACTCGATCACCGATGTCGGCGACTCCGGGTGCACTAGAATGGCGGCGTCCGGGTACAGCGCTTTCATGTCCTCAAGCTGCTTGGACTTGAACTCTTCGTGAACGATGCAGGCGCCGTCCCAGAGCAACATGTCAGCGCCGGTCTTGCGCTGGATGTAGGTGCCCAGGTGCTTGTCCGGCCCCCAGATGATCGTCTCGCCGTTGTCCATCAGGCTTTCGACGATCTCCAGCGCACAACTCGATGTCACCACCCAGTCAGCGCGAGCTTTAACCGCTGCGGAGGTATTGGCGTAAACCACCACCGTACGCTCCGGGTGCTGATCACAGAACGCCGAGAACTCATCGACCGGGCAACCGAGGTCGAGCGAGCAGGTCGCGTCCAGCGTCGGCATCAGCACGCGTTTTTCCGGGTTTAGAATCTTCGCGGTCTCGCCCATGAACTTCACACCGGCGACTACTACAGTCTTGGCCGGGTGGGCGTTGCCGAAGCGCGCCATTTCCAGGGAGTCAGACACGCAACCGCCGGTTTCTTCGGCTAAGGCCTGAATCACCGGGTCGCAATAGAAGTGGGCTACCAGCACCGCGTCCTGAGCCTTGAGCTCGGCGGCAATGGCAGTACGGTAATAAGCCTCTTCCTCGGCCGTCAGCGGTTTGGGCTGTTTGGCATCGAGGTGGGCTTGAACCAGAAGGCGTTCGGAAATCTGCGTCATGTTCGCAAGACCTGCAGGCGCATTCGCGCGAAAGTCGAGTATACACCCGGCTCCGGACCGCTTGAGGGTACCGCCGGGAGAGTGAGTATTATCAGGCACGGACAGCGTTGAAGCTGCGCAAGGCTACAGAATATCCCGTTGATACAAAAGATGATTCTGACCTGCGTCAGCGCCGCCGGCACTGAAATAACGCATGGCCGAATTGCAGGCAAAAAAAAACCCGGAAATCCTCACTTTCGTGGGCCTTCCGGATTTTCTAAACCGCCAAATATGGTGGGTCGTGTGGGATTCGAACCTACGACCAATTGGTTAAAAGCCAACTGCTCTACCAACTGAGCTAACGACCCGCTGTGTGGTGGCGCGTATAATACTGATTTTTAAGGACTATTCAACACCTTTTTGAAAATAATCAAAAATAAGGTGTTGGGTCGTCCACACCAGCGGCCGCAAAGCCTTCTGCACGCAGGCGGCAGCTGTCGCATTTGGCG from Pseudomonas helmanticensis includes:
- the nadA gene encoding quinolinate synthase NadA, whose protein sequence is MTQISERLLVQAHLDAKQPKPLTAEEEAYYRTAIAAELKAQDAVLVAHFYCDPVIQALAEETGGCVSDSLEMARFGNAHPAKTVVVAGVKFMGETAKILNPEKRVLMPTLDATCSLDLGCPVDEFSAFCDQHPERTVVVYANTSAAVKARADWVVTSSCALEIVESLMDNGETIIWGPDKHLGTYIQRKTGADMLLWDGACIVHEEFKSKQLEDMKALYPDAAILVHPESPTSVIELADAVGSTSQLIAAAQSLPNKTLIVATDRGIFYKMQQLCPDKVFIEAPTAGNGAACRSCAHCPWMAMNTLERTLKSLKEGTNEIFVDPALIPQAIRPLKRMLDFTQAARMKLAGNA